The following proteins are co-located in the uncultured Propionivibrio sp. genome:
- a CDS encoding universal stress protein → MFKHLLVPTDGSPLSGDAVEHAIAFARDAGARITFFHAEQRLPALYVDMGAIGDPQMLHRFHQSEDSIAHDILADAERRAVAAGVDCTTLTMSCDEPSEAIVEAVGRQGCDLIFMASHGHKGIGALLLGSETQNVLAHTRIPVLVYRRPDGIA, encoded by the coding sequence ATGTTCAAACATCTTCTCGTTCCCACCGACGGGTCGCCGCTCTCCGGCGACGCGGTCGAGCATGCCATCGCCTTCGCCCGCGACGCCGGCGCCCGCATCACCTTCTTTCACGCAGAGCAACGCCTCCCGGCGCTGTATGTCGACATGGGCGCAATCGGCGACCCGCAGATGCTGCACCGCTTTCATCAAAGCGAGGACAGCATCGCGCACGACATTCTCGCCGACGCCGAACGACGCGCCGTCGCCGCCGGCGTTGACTGCACGACGCTGACGATGAGTTGCGACGAACCCAGCGAAGCGATCGTCGAGGCAGTCGGACGCCAGGGATGCGACCTGATCTTCATGGCCTCGCACGGACACAAGGGCATCGGCGCCTTGCTGCTCGGCAGCGAAACGCAAAACGTGCTCGCCCACACCCGCATTCCCGTGCTCGTATACCGACGTCCTGACGGCATCGCATAA
- the katG gene encoding catalase/peroxidase HPI, giving the protein MSNESKCPFAATHGGRTTAGTQSNQNWWPNQLNLKILHQHCGRSSPMGKTFNYAEEFSKLDLSAVKKDLFALMTDSQSWWPADWGHYGGLFIRMAWHSAGTYRISDGRGGAGTGNQRFAPLNSWPDNANLDKARRLLWPIKRKYGNKLSWADLMILAGNCALESMGFKTFGFAGGREDIWEPEEDIYWGSESEWLATSDKPNSRYSGDRQLENPLAAVQMGLIYVNPEGPDGNPDPVASGRDVRETFARMAMNDEETVALVAGGHTFGKAHGAGDPALIGREPEAAPLEEMGLGWKNAFGSGKGVHTTTSGIEGAWKPNPTRWDNGYFDMLFGYEWELVKSPSGAKQWLAKDVAEKDMILDAHDPGRKHRPMMTTADLSLRFDPIYEPISRRFHKDPQAFADAFARAWFKLTHRDMGPRSRYLGPDVPSEVLIWQDPVPAVDHVLIDDADAAGLKKTILATGLSIRELVATAWASASTFRGSDKRGGANGARIRLAPQKDWAVNEPAQLAKVLAALERIRKDFNQSRSDGKKVSIADLIVLGGNAAIEAAAKAAGQALTVPFAPGRTDATQAETDADSFAVLEPFADGFRNYAKGPSRMPVEERLLDKAQLLTLSAPEMTVLIGGLRVLDVNAGHAPHGVFTDRPGVLSNDFFVKLVDMATEWKPTTEERTLFEGRDRASGKPKWTATRVDLVFGSNSQLRALAEAYAQDDARESFVRDFVAAWVKVMNLDRFDLKR; this is encoded by the coding sequence ATGAGCAACGAAAGCAAGTGCCCATTCGCCGCGACACACGGCGGCCGCACCACGGCGGGAACGCAGTCGAACCAGAACTGGTGGCCGAATCAGCTCAACCTGAAGATCCTGCACCAGCACTGCGGTCGCTCCAGCCCGATGGGCAAGACATTCAACTATGCGGAAGAATTCAGCAAGCTCGACCTGTCCGCCGTGAAGAAAGACCTGTTCGCGCTGATGACCGATTCGCAAAGCTGGTGGCCGGCCGACTGGGGCCACTACGGCGGCCTCTTTATCCGAATGGCATGGCACAGCGCCGGCACCTACCGCATCAGCGACGGGCGCGGCGGCGCCGGCACCGGCAACCAGCGTTTTGCCCCGCTCAACAGCTGGCCGGACAACGCCAACCTCGACAAGGCACGCCGGCTGCTGTGGCCGATCAAGCGCAAATACGGCAACAAGCTCTCCTGGGCCGACCTGATGATCCTGGCCGGCAACTGCGCGCTCGAATCGATGGGCTTCAAGACCTTCGGCTTCGCCGGCGGCCGCGAAGACATCTGGGAACCGGAAGAGGATATCTACTGGGGCAGCGAATCCGAATGGCTCGCCACCAGCGACAAGCCAAACAGCCGCTATTCCGGCGATCGCCAACTCGAAAATCCGCTCGCTGCCGTGCAGATGGGCCTGATCTACGTCAACCCCGAAGGCCCCGACGGCAACCCCGACCCGGTCGCGTCCGGACGCGACGTGCGCGAGACCTTTGCGCGCATGGCCATGAACGACGAGGAGACGGTTGCCCTCGTCGCCGGCGGACACACCTTCGGCAAAGCCCACGGCGCCGGCGATCCGGCACTGATCGGCCGCGAACCTGAAGCCGCGCCACTCGAGGAGATGGGACTCGGCTGGAAGAACGCCTTCGGCAGCGGCAAGGGCGTGCACACCACGACAAGCGGCATCGAAGGCGCATGGAAACCGAATCCGACGCGCTGGGACAACGGCTATTTCGACATGCTGTTCGGGTACGAATGGGAGCTCGTGAAAAGTCCGTCGGGCGCCAAGCAATGGCTGGCCAAGGACGTCGCCGAGAAAGACATGATTCTGGACGCCCATGACCCGGGCAGGAAGCACCGCCCGATGATGACGACGGCCGATCTGTCGCTGCGCTTCGACCCGATCTACGAGCCGATTTCGCGCCGCTTCCACAAGGATCCGCAAGCCTTTGCCGACGCCTTCGCCCGCGCCTGGTTCAAACTCACCCACCGCGACATGGGTCCGCGCTCGCGCTACCTTGGTCCGGACGTACCCTCCGAAGTGCTGATCTGGCAGGACCCGGTTCCCGCCGTCGATCATGTGCTGATCGACGATGCCGACGCCGCCGGCCTGAAGAAAACGATTCTCGCCACCGGCCTGTCGATCCGCGAACTGGTCGCGACCGCCTGGGCCTCGGCGTCTACCTTCCGCGGTTCCGACAAGCGCGGCGGCGCCAACGGCGCCCGTATCCGGCTGGCGCCGCAGAAGGACTGGGCAGTCAACGAACCGGCGCAACTCGCCAAGGTGCTGGCGGCGCTGGAGCGCATCCGGAAGGACTTCAACCAGTCCCGAAGCGACGGTAAAAAGGTCTCGATCGCCGACCTGATCGTGCTCGGCGGCAACGCCGCCATCGAGGCGGCGGCCAAGGCGGCCGGCCAGGCGCTGACGGTGCCCTTCGCGCCGGGTCGTACCGATGCGACGCAGGCGGAGACCGACGCCGACTCGTTCGCCGTGCTGGAGCCTTTCGCCGATGGCTTCCGCAATTACGCCAAGGGCCCGTCCCGCATGCCGGTCGAGGAGCGCCTGCTCGACAAGGCCCAGCTGCTGACGCTGAGCGCGCCGGAAATGACCGTGCTGATCGGCGGCCTGCGCGTTCTTGATGTCAACGCCGGCCACGCGCCGCACGGCGTATTCACCGACCGACCGGGCGTCCTCTCGAACGACTTCTTCGTCAAGCTCGTCGATATGGCGACGGAATGGAAGCCGACGACGGAAGAACGGACGCTGTTCGAAGGCCGCGACCGCGCCAGCGGCAAACCGAAGTGGACGGCGACACGCGTCGATCTCGTCTTCGGCTCGAACTCGCAACTGCGGGCGCTGGCCGAGGCCTACGCACAGGACGACGCACGGGAAAGCTTCGTGCGTGACTTCGTCGCGGCCTGGGTGAAGGTGATGAACCTCGATCGCTTCGATCTCAAGCGTTAA
- a CDS encoding nuclear transport factor 2 family protein produces MSVDRLIDFFEHLTPERVADIPAFYADDACFKDPFNGVRGVEAIQAIFAHMYRQVDSPRFVVTDRVVDPGGAMLVWEFHYRRRRGGPDKSNVIRGASHLRFDADGKVIYHRDYWDAAEELYATLPVIGWLISRLRRALSAPQ; encoded by the coding sequence ATGTCCGTCGACCGTCTCATCGATTTCTTCGAGCACCTGACGCCCGAACGGGTCGCCGACATTCCCGCCTTCTATGCCGATGATGCCTGTTTCAAGGATCCGTTCAACGGAGTGCGCGGGGTCGAGGCGATCCAGGCGATATTCGCGCACATGTACCGGCAGGTCGATTCGCCGCGCTTCGTCGTTACCGACCGGGTGGTCGATCCCGGCGGTGCCATGCTGGTCTGGGAGTTTCATTACCGCCGGCGGCGCGGCGGACCTGACAAGTCGAATGTCATCCGCGGCGCCTCGCATCTGCGCTTCGATGCCGATGGCAAGGTGATCTACCACCGCGACTACTGGGATGCCGCCGAGGAGCTGTACGCCACCTTGCCGGTGATCGGCTGGCTGATCTCCCGATTGCGCCGGGCCTTGTCGGCGCCGCAGTGA
- a CDS encoding SDR family NAD(P)-dependent oxidoreductase — protein sequence MNPKITDWQGRYVWLVGASTGIGAALAGELARRGAHLAVSARTLDALRVLPIDAARRLPCDVTDTASLAAAHRTLKAEWPRIDLVVYLAGDYVPMRAHRFDLARAEQVVEVNFTGAMRLAATVLPDLPAGGGIAFVASVAGYRGLPEALCYGPGKAALIHFAECLYLDLAACGIGVWVINPGFVRTRLTARNDFAMPALLTPEQAALAIVAGFRTGVFEIHFPKRFTRVLKLLSLLPRRWYFALIRRITGG from the coding sequence ATGAATCCGAAAATCACGGACTGGCAGGGACGCTACGTGTGGCTGGTCGGTGCGTCGACCGGCATCGGTGCGGCGCTGGCCGGCGAACTTGCGCGTCGCGGCGCCCACCTCGCCGTGTCGGCGCGCACGCTCGACGCCTTGCGCGTCTTGCCGATCGATGCGGCGCGACGGTTGCCCTGCGATGTCACCGACACGGCCAGTCTGGCTGCCGCGCACCGGACCTTGAAGGCCGAATGGCCACGCATCGACCTGGTCGTCTATCTCGCCGGCGACTATGTGCCGATGCGCGCGCATCGCTTCGATCTGGCCCGGGCCGAGCAGGTCGTCGAGGTCAATTTCACCGGCGCGATGCGGCTTGCCGCGACGGTGCTGCCGGATCTGCCTGCCGGCGGCGGCATCGCGTTCGTGGCCAGCGTCGCCGGCTATCGCGGCCTGCCCGAGGCGCTCTGCTACGGACCCGGAAAGGCCGCGCTGATTCACTTTGCCGAATGCCTGTATCTCGATCTCGCCGCGTGCGGGATCGGCGTCTGGGTGATCAACCCCGGCTTCGTCAGGACGCGGCTGACTGCCCGCAACGACTTCGCCATGCCGGCGCTGCTGACGCCAGAGCAGGCCGCGCTCGCCATCGTCGCCGGCTTCCGCACCGGTGTCTTCGAAATTCATTTTCCGAAGCGCTTCACCCGCGTTCTCAAGCTCTTGTCATTGTTGCCGCGGCGCTGGTATTTTGCCCTGATCCGCCGCATCACTGGAGGCTGA
- a CDS encoding DUF3833 domain-containing protein, whose product MKLLTAALLSLGLTACASTGVEQYRSERPELDIRQYLNGTIDAWGIFQGRSGEVKKRFHVVIDARWDGDTGILDEHFSWSDGSRTRRVWTLRRQPDGSYRGTADDVAGEALGELAGNALRWRYVLRLPVDGKTYLVDFDDWMFLIDDKVMINRSYMSKWGFRLGEVSLTFMKR is encoded by the coding sequence ATGAAACTGCTGACTGCCGCGCTGCTTTCCCTGGGGCTTACCGCCTGCGCCTCGACCGGCGTTGAACAGTACCGTTCCGAACGGCCGGAGCTCGACATCCGACAGTACCTGAACGGCACCATCGATGCATGGGGCATTTTTCAGGGGCGCTCCGGTGAAGTGAAGAAACGCTTCCACGTTGTCATCGATGCCCGGTGGGACGGCGATACCGGCATACTCGATGAGCATTTCAGCTGGTCCGACGGAAGCCGGACGCGGCGCGTGTGGACGTTAAGACGCCAGCCCGACGGCAGCTACCGCGGCACCGCTGACGACGTCGCCGGCGAGGCCCTTGGCGAGCTTGCAGGGAATGCGCTGCGCTGGCGCTACGTGCTGAGACTGCCGGTCGATGGCAAGACCTATCTCGTCGATTTCGACGACTGGATGTTCCTGATCGACGACAAGGTCATGATCAATCGTTCGTACATGTCGAAGTGGGGATTCAGGCTCGGCGAGGTGTCGCTGACCTTCATGAAACGCTGA